Proteins from one Amycolatopsis benzoatilytica AK 16/65 genomic window:
- a CDS encoding SDR family oxidoreductase: MSRSVFVTGATRGIGLAVARALAADGDRVAAGYRTGEPPEGFFGVPCEVTDQRSVDAAFETVAAEQGPVEVLVANAGITRDTLLLRMDDKTFDEVLDTNLRGVFRTVRAAAAGMLAARRGRIVLLSSALGFLGSPGQTNYAATKTALLGFARSLAWELGPRQITVNVVAPGIIDTDMTKELTDRRMRDTMKMTPLGRPGTAAEVAAAVRFLASEEAGYVTGAVLPVGGGIGMGL; the protein is encoded by the coding sequence ATGTCCCGCTCCGTTTTCGTCACCGGTGCCACCCGCGGCATCGGACTCGCCGTGGCCCGCGCCCTCGCCGCCGACGGCGACCGCGTAGCGGCCGGCTACCGCACCGGCGAGCCGCCCGAGGGTTTTTTCGGCGTGCCGTGCGAGGTGACCGACCAGCGTTCGGTCGACGCGGCGTTCGAGACCGTCGCCGCCGAACAAGGCCCGGTCGAGGTGCTCGTCGCCAACGCTGGCATCACCCGGGACACCCTGCTGCTGCGCATGGACGACAAGACCTTCGACGAGGTTCTCGACACGAACCTGCGCGGGGTCTTCCGCACCGTCCGCGCCGCGGCGGCCGGCATGCTCGCCGCCCGCCGCGGCCGGATCGTGCTGCTGTCCTCGGCGCTCGGATTCCTCGGGTCGCCGGGACAGACCAACTACGCGGCCACGAAGACCGCGCTGCTCGGGTTCGCCCGCTCGCTCGCGTGGGAGCTGGGACCGCGGCAGATCACCGTGAACGTCGTGGCCCCCGGCATCATCGACACCGACATGACCAAGGAACTCACCGACCGGCGGATGCGTGACACGATGAAGATGACGCCGCTCGGCCGACCGGGCACCGCGGCCGAGGTGGCGGCCGCGGTGCGGTTCCTCGCCAGCGAGGAGGCAGGTTACGTCACCGGCGCCGTGCTCCCGGTGGGCGGCGGCATCGGCATGGGCCTGTGA
- a CDS encoding sensor histidine kinase, whose product MSDLGCAGDRLVAVTPEVVERYRRTLVRVRNPLGTTPELWAESRTHATLILEGIARVLDRPLDAVTDRNLEEDLLSASVVGGLWACCKARLTDSLAAIEILQRHALDAVAGFAAELPPGEAVLVVTRAARVIGRLGSLHAQTAAMSYDAFLLQQIEQVNSDGRVQLARDLHDRLGNSLVLGFRHLELFRAKAVVDDPAVLRHLDQVQESLDEATAFTRRVVSGLRAEAPLTSLAEALAGCAADLNFRDVPVRIAVHGDEAWLPDYHRDELFLIVREFLRNAFGHAAPDSVSVRVRISPGRVDLEAFDDGRGFVFDERRWAAESPASRGSGGSGLSIMRERTEQLGGELSLSTRLGKGTRIRLWVPLPQAGGRSVAVVPRAPAPAGRPVGTKEAS is encoded by the coding sequence CACCGGAAGTGGTGGAGCGCTACCGGCGCACTTTGGTGCGGGTGCGCAATCCGCTCGGCACCACGCCGGAACTGTGGGCCGAGTCGCGTACTCACGCGACACTCATTCTCGAGGGCATCGCGCGGGTGCTCGACCGCCCTCTCGACGCGGTGACCGACCGGAATCTCGAGGAGGACCTGCTTTCCGCGTCCGTCGTCGGCGGGCTGTGGGCGTGCTGCAAGGCGCGGCTCACTGATTCCCTGGCCGCCATCGAGATCCTGCAGCGGCACGCTCTCGACGCGGTCGCCGGGTTCGCCGCCGAACTGCCGCCTGGCGAGGCGGTCCTGGTCGTGACACGCGCGGCACGGGTGATCGGCAGGCTCGGCTCGCTGCACGCCCAGACCGCGGCGATGAGCTACGACGCGTTCCTGCTGCAGCAGATCGAGCAGGTCAATTCCGACGGCCGGGTGCAGCTCGCGCGCGATCTGCACGACCGGCTCGGCAACAGCCTGGTGCTCGGGTTCCGGCATCTGGAATTGTTCCGTGCCAAGGCGGTCGTCGACGATCCGGCCGTGCTGCGCCATCTCGACCAGGTGCAGGAGTCGCTGGACGAGGCCACCGCGTTCACCCGAAGGGTGGTCTCCGGGCTGCGCGCGGAAGCGCCGCTGACGAGCCTCGCCGAGGCGCTCGCCGGGTGCGCCGCCGACCTCAACTTCCGCGACGTGCCGGTCCGGATCGCGGTGCACGGCGACGAGGCGTGGCTGCCGGACTACCACCGCGATGAACTGTTCCTGATCGTGCGGGAGTTCCTGCGCAACGCGTTCGGGCACGCCGCTCCGGATTCGGTGTCGGTGCGCGTGCGGATCAGCCCGGGGCGCGTGGACCTGGAGGCGTTCGACGACGGGCGCGGGTTCGTGTTCGACGAGCGCCGCTGGGCCGCCGAGTCGCCTGCCTCGCGCGGGTCAGGCGGCAGCGGGCTGTCGATCATGCGCGAGCGGACCGAACAGCTCGGCGGCGAGCTCTCGCTGTCCACGAGACTCGGCAAGGGGACCCGGATCCGGCTGTGGGTGCCGTTGCCGCAAGCGGGCGGCCGCTCGGTCGCGGTGGTCCCGCGAGCGCCGGCGCCAGCAGGCCGCCCGGTCGGCACGAAGGAGGCGTCCTGA
- a CDS encoding 3-oxoacyl-[acyl-carrier-protein] synthase III C-terminal domain-containing protein codes for MRTTVPVGICAAGTWLPDSVSTASDAVAAGRLPARQARALGHSAVPSAGSEAPPDMAVHAARAAMKEASVSPADIYVLAHAWMYYQGHDLWSPPHYIAREIDATSAFPVGIRQVCNGGAAALELTAAKLVAEAGAAPRIGLVTTADRFAEPGFDRWASDYGVAYGDGATAVVLRAPAEPGDLLLRAIVTVAAPELEEMHRGEDPFGTAARAHRDRIDMRATKRAFLRDHGTEPFTRANESRIREVTRRALADAGLDARGRTLRYALLPRFGRKTLDESWLPVLAEETGAEPLDLGKETGHLGAGDAAAGLAGLRRADLLSPGDSALVFSAGAGFTWSCLVVQNPSR; via the coding sequence ATGCGGACAACCGTCCCGGTGGGAATCTGCGCGGCCGGCACTTGGCTTCCCGACAGCGTTTCGACCGCCTCGGACGCCGTGGCGGCCGGGCGGCTGCCTGCGCGGCAGGCCCGTGCCCTCGGCCATTCCGCAGTGCCGTCGGCAGGTTCCGAAGCCCCGCCGGACATGGCGGTGCACGCGGCGCGCGCGGCCATGAAGGAAGCGAGCGTTTCGCCTGCGGACATTTACGTTCTCGCGCATGCCTGGATGTATTACCAAGGGCACGACCTGTGGTCGCCGCCGCATTACATCGCCCGGGAAATCGACGCGACGAGCGCGTTTCCAGTCGGCATCCGCCAGGTGTGCAACGGCGGTGCCGCGGCACTGGAGCTGACCGCGGCGAAGCTCGTCGCGGAAGCCGGCGCCGCGCCGCGGATCGGACTCGTCACGACCGCCGACCGGTTCGCCGAACCGGGATTCGACCGCTGGGCAAGCGACTACGGCGTGGCCTACGGAGACGGTGCGACCGCGGTGGTCCTGCGCGCTCCCGCCGAGCCCGGCGACCTGTTGCTGCGCGCGATCGTCACGGTCGCCGCGCCCGAACTGGAAGAGATGCATCGCGGCGAGGATCCGTTCGGCACCGCCGCCCGCGCGCACCGAGACCGCATCGACATGCGGGCGACCAAACGCGCGTTCCTCCGCGACCACGGCACAGAGCCGTTCACCCGAGCCAACGAATCCCGCATCCGCGAGGTCACCCGCCGCGCGCTCGCCGACGCCGGACTCGACGCCCGGGGCCGGACCTTGCGCTACGCGCTCCTGCCGCGATTCGGCCGCAAGACTCTCGACGAGTCGTGGCTGCCCGTCCTCGCCGAGGAGACCGGAGCCGAACCCCTCGACCTGGGAAAGGAAACCGGTCACCTCGGTGCCGGGGACGCCGCGGCCGGACTCGCCGGCCTGCGCCGCGCCGACCTGCTTTCCCCCGGCGACTCGGCGCTCGTTTTCAGCGCCGGCGCCGGCTTCACCTGGTCCTGCCTCGTCGTGCAGAACCCTTCGCGCTGA
- a CDS encoding response regulator: MQPIRILLADDHTLLRTALAELLTAEDDLDVVAVAGSAGEAVRQTADHRPDVVLLDIEMPGNEDPPATVRALQRAVPGVRVLILTMHDGSALVQSLLPLGISAFLHKTVTHQALSAAVRSACTEGPVTVSLSASKLLAPDPVGTGPLSQREAEVVELASHGLSNYQIARRLNIVEGTVKRHMRSIFDKLHARSRVEAANKAVEFGLISPPVPSPRRLMPAVTRAGGHRPMPMPPPTGSTAPVT; the protein is encoded by the coding sequence ATGCAGCCGATCCGCATCCTGCTGGCCGACGACCACACGCTGCTCCGCACCGCGCTGGCCGAACTGCTCACCGCGGAGGACGACCTCGACGTCGTCGCTGTCGCGGGCAGCGCCGGCGAGGCCGTGCGCCAGACCGCCGACCACCGGCCGGACGTGGTGCTGCTCGACATCGAAATGCCCGGCAACGAGGACCCGCCCGCGACGGTGCGGGCGCTGCAGCGAGCGGTTCCCGGCGTGCGGGTGCTGATCCTTACCATGCACGACGGGTCCGCGCTCGTGCAGTCGCTGTTGCCGTTGGGGATCAGTGCGTTCTTGCACAAAACCGTGACACACCAGGCACTTTCGGCTGCGGTGCGGAGTGCGTGCACCGAGGGGCCGGTCACCGTGTCGCTCTCGGCGAGCAAGCTGCTCGCGCCGGATCCGGTGGGCACCGGGCCGTTGTCGCAGCGCGAGGCCGAGGTCGTCGAACTGGCGTCGCACGGACTGAGCAATTACCAGATCGCACGCCGGCTCAATATCGTCGAGGGCACCGTGAAGCGCCACATGCGCAGTATTTTCGACAAGCTGCACGCGCGGTCACGGGTCGAGGCGGCGAACAAGGCGGTGGAGTTCGGGCTGATCTCGCCGCCGGTGCCCTCGCCCCGGCGGCTGATGCCGGCCGTGACGAGGGCGGGCGGTCACAGGCCCATGCCGATGCCGCCGCCCACCGGGAGCACGGCGCCGGTGACGTAA